In Seonamhaeicola sp. S2-3, the genomic window CAACTAAAAAAGTTTTTAGTTTAGTTGGGGTAAAACCAAGTTTTTCTAAACATTTGTTGTAGCGTTCTACCAATTTCCCGCTTACAGGAATTAATTCGCTTTTGTATAGATTAGCTTTTATTAATTTTTGCATTATTTTACTCTATCAACTTATGAATTATAGCATATTGTAGGAGTACAATGGTTCTGGTATCAACTATTTCTCCGTTATGTAACATACTAACTGCTTTGTTAAAAGGTAGTTCTATTACTTCAATATCTTCATGTTCACTGCCCAATCCGCCACCTTCACTAACTTTCATTTCATCGGTATATTCTCCTATAAAAAAATGCATTTTTTCGGTCATAACTCCCGGTGATGAATATGCTTCATATACCTTTTTAACACTTTTTAAACGGTATCCTGTTTCTTCTTCGGTTTCTCTAATAATACAAGCTTCAGGATTATCTTTATCTAACATTCCTGCTGTAACTTCTATTAAAAAACCATCGTCATTATCATTTAAAAAAGTAGGCATTCTAAACTGTTTGGTTAAAATAACCGTTTTCTTTGTTTTGTTATACAGAAGAATGCCAGCACCATCGCCTCTATCATATACCTCACGCATGGTGTTTACCCAACGTCCATCTTTCATCAAATAATCAAAATTGACTTTATTTAAAATATAATAATTATCTGAAAGAAGGGTTGTTTCTATGTTTTTAATACGTTTTTTAGTCATCTTCAAATGTTTTTCTTGCTTCTTTTTCAATATTTAACTGGTTTACTCTAGCATCAACTTTTCGTTTAAAATCGGTATCAGCAATTGTAGCTACATTGTCTAGGTAGCGTACTACTTCTTGACGACGGATTTCTGAAAAATCAAGCCCCTTCATATTAGCTCTCATTAATTCTTGTAGCATATTGAATTTGGTTTCATAATCTTGTTTAAAGTATATTTCTGGATTTTCAAACCAATCTTTTTCTAAATCAAAATCGGTTAAACGTAATGATACTGCACTTTGAATATTTCTAACATCTCTTGATGAAAAGAACGGAAATTCTTTTTGCATAGATTTATATAAGTTGGCGTAAAACAAATGCTGGTTTGCGTTGAATTTTTTTTCTACGTCATCATAAATTTCATGAACACGTTCTTCTGAAGGTTTTTCAATAGAACTCAATATTTCTCCCATATTTTTAGCCAATCCTTGATCTTGAAGGTATTTGTATTTTTTGGGGTGTTGCATGTTTACAAAGTCTGGCAATGTTTCATCTAGTTTTCGCCACCAAAGGTAATCTTGATCTAAAAAATCATGCTCTGTTCTAGCCCCATCTATTTTAAAACGTCCCTGTACACGAGAAATGACTGCTTTATCTAACATTTCTGGAAGATTTGT contains:
- a CDS encoding NUDIX domain-containing protein, whose protein sequence is MTKKRIKNIETTLLSDNYYILNKVNFDYLMKDGRWVNTMREVYDRGDGAGILLYNKTKKTVILTKQFRMPTFLNDNDDGFLIEVTAGMLDKDNPEACIIRETEEETGYRLKSVKKVYEAYSSPGVMTEKMHFFIGEYTDEMKVSEGGGLGSEHEDIEVIELPFNKAVSMLHNGEIVDTRTIVLLQYAIIHKLIE